A part of Caretta caretta isolate rCarCar2 chromosome 1, rCarCar1.hap1, whole genome shotgun sequence genomic DNA contains:
- the PCDH8 gene encoding protocadherin-8, producing MGLARDGRSLSSPPRLLYLCWLLSVTLCKTVRYRTYEEDAPGTVIGTLAEEMHVKAPGEISFRLMEQFSNSSLVRVREGDGQLSIGEAGIDRERLCGPSLQCVLAFDVVSLWQEQYRLVHVELEVRDINDNAPRFPQAHIPLEVSESAAPGTRLPLEIALDPDVGSNSIQSFRLSRNSHFGIEAQTRADGGKSAELVLLQELDRETQAAYTLELVAQDGGSPARSGTATVSVRVLDANDNSPAFPQGSVTVELGEDAPRGSLLLDLEAADADEGPNGEIVYGFGSQVPAEARQLFRLDPLSGRLTLEGPVDYERQRTYELDVQAQDRGASPLAATCKVIVRLADVNDNAPGISVSPLSGAPAGAGVAYVSEAAARDSFVALVSTSDRDSGPNGQVRCALYGHEHFALQRAYADSYVLVTAAPLDRERVAEYNLTLVAEDLGSPPFKTVRQYTVRVSDENDNAPLFSKPVYEVAVLENNPPGAYLATVVARDPDLGRNGKVLYRLLETQVLGAPISTYVSVDPATGAIYALRTFNYEILKQLDLRIQASDGGSPQLSSSALIKVRMVDQNDNAPVITHPVLANGSVEIGVSSQAPPDSLVAQIKARDADDGVNAELTFSFVEEPQQPELFAINKKTGEIVLRGDLSKELGQVFKVILTVTDNGRPPLVTTATINFLVTATAPSSSQEVAKPSSWEGKALEWDIPLIVIIILAGSCTLLLVAIITIATTCNKRKKETEIKNNGPLTEQIDISHLEKGRQEDSSPRGNVFEARSFPSKASFTSPAPSPPAEEVSSSETSTVNACLYEGQKRLRATNGESYVPAPNYSKESTQPVAIWKGHSFNTISAREAEKFSGKDSGKGDSDFNDSDSDISGDALKKDLITHMQNGLWACTAECKILGHSDRCWSPSCGRSNPHSSPHPSAQLSTFCKSTSLPRDPLRRDNYYQAQLPKTVGLQSVYEKVLHRDFDRTITLLSPPRSGRLPELQEIGVPLYQAPSTRYLAPQTDTSEKV from the exons ATGGGTCTTGCTAGGGACGGGCGCAGCCTCTCCTCTCCGCCGCGCCTCCTCTACCTCTGCTGGCTGCTCTCGGTCACCCTCTGCAAGACGGTGAGATACCGCACTTACGAGGAGGACGCGCCAGGCACGGTCATCGGCACTTTGGCAGAAGAGATGCACGTGAAAGCGCCCGGAGAGATAAGTTTCCGCCTGATGGAGCAGTTCAGCAACAGCTCGCTGGTGCGGGTGCGGGAGGGGGACGGGCAGCTGAGCATCGGCGAGGCAGGGATCGACCGGGAGCGGCTGTGCGGCCCGTCCCTCCAGTGCGTCCTGGCTTTCGACGTGGTGAGCCTGTGGCAGGAGCAGTACCGGCTGGTGCACGTGGAGCTGGAGGTGCGGGACATCAACGACAACGCGCCGCGCTTCCCCCAGGCGCACATCCCGCTCGAGGTGTCCGAGAGCGCCGCGCCCGGCACCCGCCTGCCGCTGGAGATCGCCCTGGACCCGGACGTGGGCTCCAACTCCATCCAGAGCTTCCGGCTCTCGCGCAACAGCCACTTCGGCATCGAGGCGCAGACGCGGGCGGACGGCGGGAAAAGCGCCgagctggtgctgctgcaggagctggacCGCGAGACCCAGGCCGCCTACACGCTGGAGCTGGTGGCCCAGGACGGCGGCAGCCCGGCCCGCTCGGGCACGGCCACGGTGAGCGTCCGGGTGCTGGACGCCAACGACAACAGCCCGGCCTTCCCGCAGGGCTCGGTCACGGTGGAGCTGGGCGAGGACGCGCCGCggggctccctgctgctggaccTGGAGGCGGCCGACGCCGACGAGGGGCCCAACGGCGAGATCGTCTACGGCTTCGGCAGCCAGGTGCCGGCCGAGGCGCGGCAGCTCTTCCGGCTGGACCCGCTCTCGGGCCGCCTGACGCTGGAGGGGCCGGTGGATTACGAGCGGCAGCGGACCTACGAGCTGGACGTGCAGGCGCAGGACCGGGGCGCCAGCCCCCTGGCGGCCACGTGCAAAGTCATCGTGCGCCTGGCCGACGTGAACGACAACGCGCCGGGCATCAGCGTCAGCCCCCTGAGCGGCGCCCCCGCCGGCGCCGGGGTGGCCTACGTCAGCGAGGCGGCGGCGCGCGACAGCTTCGTGGCGCTGGTCAGCACCTCGGACAGGGACTCGGGCCCCAACGGGCAGGTGCGCTGCGCCCTCTACGGGCACGAGCACTTCGCGCTGCAGCGCGCCTACGCCGACAGCTACGTGCTCGTCACCGCCGCGCCGCTGGACCGCGAGCGCGTGGCCGAGTACAACCTGACCCTGGTGGCCGAGGACCTGGGCTCGCCGCCCTTCAAGACCGTCCGGCAGTACACGGTGCGCGTGAGCGACGAGAACGACAACGCGCCGCTCTTCTCCAAGCCCGTCTACGAGGTGGCGGTGCTGGAGAACAACCCGCCGGGCGCCTACCTCGCCACCGTGGTGGCCCGCGACCCCGACCTGGGCCGCAACGGGAAGGTGCTTTACCGGCTGCTGGAGACACAGGTCCTGGGcgcccccatctccacctacGTCTCTGTGGATCCGGCCACCGGGGCCATCTACGCCCTCAGGACATTCAACTATGAGATCCTCAAGCAGCTGGACCTGAGGATCCAGGCGAGTGATGGGGGCTCCCCTCAGCTGTCCAGCAGCGCCCTGATCAAGGTGAGGATGGTGGACCAGAATGACAACGCCCCGGTCATCACCCACCCCGTGCTCGCCAACGGCTCCGTGGAGATCGGGGTCTCCAGCCAGGCACCCCCGGATTCCCTGGTGGCTCAGATCAAAGCCAGAGACGCGGACGATGGGGTCAATGCGGAGCTCACCTTCTCCTTCGTGGAGGAGCCGCAGCAGCCAGAGCTCTTTGCCATCAACAAGAAGACAGGCGAGATTGTGCTCAGGGGGGACCTGTCCAAAGAGCTGGGACAGGTGTTCAAAGTCATCCTCACCGTGACTGACAATGGCAGGCCCCCTCTTGTCACCACAGCCACAATCAACTTCCTGGTGACTGCCACGGCACCCTCCAGCAGCCAAGAGGTGGCCAAGCCAagctcctgggaggggaaggctTTGGAGTGGGACATTCCCCTGATTGTCATCATCATCCTAGCTGGGAGCTGCACCCTGCTGCTGGTGGCCATCATCACCATTGCAACCACCTGCAACAAGCGCAAGAAGGAGACCGAGATCAAGAACAACGGGCCCCTGACAGAGCAGATCGACATCTCCCACCTAGAGAAGGGGAGGCAGGAGGATAGCAGCCCCAGAGGGAATGTGTTTGAAGCGCGATCCTTTCCCAGCAAAGCTTCTTTCACCAGCCCagccccttctccacctgcagaaGAGGTCTCCTCTTCTGAGACCAGTACTGTGAATGCCTGTCTCTACGAGGGTCAGAAACGACTTAGGGCAACTAACGGGGAG TCCTATGTCCCTGCTCCTAATTATAGCAAAGAATCCACCCAACCAGTGGCCATCTGGAAGGGTCATTCTTTCAACACCATATCGGCCCGAGAAGCGGAAAAGTTCAGTGGCAAAGATAGTGGCAAAGGCGACAGCGACTTTAACGACAGTGACTCTGACATCAGTGGGGATGCCCTGAAGAAGGATCTCATCACTCACATGCAGAATG gaTTATGGGCTTGTACTGCTGAATGCAAAATCCTGGGCCATTCGGACCGCTGCTGGAGCCCATCCTGTGGCCGATCCAACCCTCACTCGTCTCCTCATCCCTCAGCTCAGCTGTCCACCTTCTGCAAAAGCACCTCCTTGCCCAGGGACCCCCTTCGCAGGGACAACTACTACCAGGCCCAGCTGCCCAAGACAGTGGGACTGCAGAGTGTCTACGAGAAAGTGTTACACAGAGACTTTGACAGGACAATCACATTGCTGTCCCCTCCTCGCTCTGGGAGGCTTCCAGAACTTCAGGAGATTGGGGTGCCCCTATACCAAGCCCCTTCAACTAGATACCTAGCCCCCCAGACTGACACTAGTGAAAAGGTTTAA